Within Cnuibacter physcomitrellae, the genomic segment GCCGCGGCGTTCCCGCGTGTCCGCGTCGAGAGCGATGCGATCTTCGTCAAGGACGGACGTCTGCACAGCTCGGCGGGTGTCGCCGCCGGGATCGACCTGGCGCTCGCCCTGCTCGAGGAGGACTACGGCGCCGACGTCGCGAGGAGCGTCGCCCAGCTGCTCCTGGTCTACATGAAGCGATCGGGCTCGCAGTCCCAGTTCTCGGCGTCGCTCAAGGGCCCGGCCCCGCGGTCGACCCTGGCCCGCTCCATCACCGACCACATCCACGCCGACCCGACGCGAGACCATTCCGTGCAGGAGCTCGCCCGCCGCGTCAACGTCAGCCCCCGGCACCTGACCCGCCTCATGCGGGAGGAGCTGGATGCGTCGCCGTCGGAGTACGTCAGCGCCATCCGTCTGGACCTCGTCATCGGTCACCTTGAATCCGGCACGACCGTGTCGGAGGCCGCTCGCGCGACGGGCTACCGCTCGCCCGTGTCGCTGCGGCGAGCGTTCGTCTCCCGGTACGGGATCACGCCGTCGGAGTACCAGAGGCGATTCCAGACCAGCCGCTCGGCGGGCTGACCGGCGCCCGCAAGGGCCTTCCCCGCGGAAGCCGCAGAGCCTAGCCTTGCACCATGGATGCCAGCGCAGGTTCGCCGCAGCGACGAGCCCGCCAGGGTCGGGCCCTCGCCTTCTGGGAGACCGTGCCCACGATCCTCGTCGACCACCGCCTGGACGTCCTCGACTCCAACGTGCTGGCGCAGGCCCTGTCGGAGGCGTTCCGACCGGGAGAGAACCTGGCCCTGTTCAGCTTCCTCTCGCCCGACCGCGACGCCTCCGATCCGCGGTGGAAGGAGATGTCGGCGGTCGTCGCGGGACTCCTCCGGGAGTCGCTCGACGAGCGCGACGAGGACCGGGGCTCCCAGCGCATCGTCGGCGAGCTGTCGAGCAAGTCGCGGGACTTCGCGGAGGTCTGGGCGTCGCCCGAGACGGTCGCCCGCACGAGGGGGGACATCGCCTTCGAGGGCACGCGAGCGGGGGACCTGCGGATGAGCTATCAGATGCTGAGCGTCCTGGATCAGGACGACAGCGCCCTGATGGTGTTCGTGCCGTCCGACGAGGCCTCGCGGACGGCGTTGGACCGGCTGAGGTCGGATCTGGCCGTGAATGCGGTCGCGGCACCCTGACTCCACGACGCCGGGGCCGCGGGCCGCGCGGCGATGTAGGCGATCGCCCTGGCGGCGGGGGAGCCCGGTTCACCGAACAGAGCCGTGATGAACTGGCCGGCCGAGCGGGGGACCTCCAGCGTCTGGAACCGGAAGTCGATCCACCCGAGCGGCTCCACGTAGGCCCGCTTCGTGCCGTGGAGCTGAGGTCGGGCGAGATGCTCCGCCCAGACGGTGCGGAACAGCGGGTACCGGGCGGAGAGCATGCCGACGATCTCGTGGAGTCGCCGATCGTCGGGATCCGCGTGGAAGCGGAGCGAGGCGGTCAGCTCGCGCAGCGTCCCCTCCCACTCGCTCAGCTGGTGCGCATCGAGGAGGCGCTGATCCGCGACCCCGGCGAGGTAGGCGTGATAGCCGGCGTAGGCCGAGACGAGCATGTTCGTCCCGGGCACCGCGATCCCCGGCGCGATGCCCGCCATGAGCGGGTTCACCGCGAGGACGTCGTGCTGCCCGTCGGAGACGTAGGCGGGGGTGTTCGACCACTGGTCCAGGAGCTGCAGCACGCTCGGGGCGACCGAGCCCTGCGCGGGCAGGCGGCGCACGAACGGTCGGGGTCGTGCCAGCTTCAGGAGGTACTGCCGGCTGTCCTCGTCGAGGAGCAGCGCGCGGGCCAAGGCGGTCAGGACCTGCTCCGACGGACGCTGATCCCGCCCCTGCTCGAGGCGGAGGTAGTAGTCGGGGCTGACGCCGGCGAGCGAGGCCACCTCCTCGCGTCGGAGGCCGGGGACCCGCCTGCCGGGCTGGGGATCGATGCCGACCTGCTCCGGCTTCACCTGCTCGCGTCGAGCGCGGAGGAACTCCCCTAGGGGGGTGCTCCTCCGGGTCGCGGGCATCTCAGGTCCTCTCGCGGGTCGCGGCCAAGGCTCTCCTCCCATTCTGCGCGGCGGCCTCCGCCGGCACGGGACGGATCCCGCCGTCCGTGCGCCGTTTCAGGACATGTTCGTGATCCCGTCGAGCTCGACCCGCGGACGGTCCGCCGACCCGACCTCGACAAGCTCCACGGCGAGCCGGGCGGGGCGTCGACACCCGGCCCGACGATCGCCGGATCAGATGCGGCCGGTCGCCTCCCAGAAGCGCAGGAGCTTGAGGCAGATGTGCAGGGCGCTGCGGGACATCCCGTCCTCCAGCGCGGACCGCACGACCGGAGGCAGGTTGTCCAGGCGGTAGTAGAGCGTGGTGCGATGGATGTGGAGCTTCTCGCAGGCGTCCCGGACGCGCCCGCACGCATCCAGGAACGTCTCGACGGTCTCCAGCTGCAGCGCGTTGCCGTCCTGCCAGAGGGTGATGGCGGCGGGGGAGAAGGTGCCGACGATGCTGCCGTCGCCCGCGATGGAGTCCAGGAGCACCCAGGCCCCGAGTTGGGAGATGTCGGCGAGGCCGTCCAAATGCGGCAGCCAGGTCACGATCTCCGCAGCCCGTCTGGCCTGCTCGGCGGCCACGGCCAGGTCGTCGTCCCGTCGATCCAGGCGCGCGGACCCGATCCCCAGGAGGGGAAGCCCGCGAGCGCGCGCCTCGCGTCTGATGACCTCGGCGACATCGTCAGCGTGCCCATCCGTGCCCTGGGAGGTCGGAGTCCGGCCGACGAAGTAGAGGATGCCGTCCCTCTGGCCGAGGAAGGTGAGGTCAACCCGCCGCGAGGAGCCGAGGTGGCGGCCGAACGAGAGCCGGTCGAGCACGCCGGTCCTGGTGTCCACGGAGACCGCCCGGACGAGGGACCTCTCACCTCGCTCCAGCCAGTGGCGCATGGTCGCGGCCGAGAACGCGCGACGGCGCGCGGCGGGATCCTCGGAGAGCAGGCGGGCCATGGTGGCGGCGTGCGAGGTGTCCTCGACGCCTCCGCTCTCCAGGG encodes:
- a CDS encoding GlxA family transcriptional regulator yields the protein MTGRTAEAPRPRVGILVFDGVKLLDFVGPAEVFHEASQRCPGYELVAVSVDGHDVTSSMGVRIGVHHSVEEIDALDTLVVPGSERAVEVFTPPVLDAVRTLAARSDRVASICTAAFALASVGLLDGRKTTTHWKFAATLAAAFPRVRVESDAIFVKDGRLHSSAGVAAGIDLALALLEEDYGADVARSVAQLLLVYMKRSGSQSQFSASLKGPAPRSTLARSITDHIHADPTRDHSVQELARRVNVSPRHLTRLMREELDASPSEYVSAIRLDLVIGHLESGTTVSEAARATGYRSPVSLRRAFVSRYGITPSEYQRRFQTSRSAG
- a CDS encoding MmyB family transcriptional regulator — its product is MDASAGSPQRRARQGRALAFWETVPTILVDHRLDVLDSNVLAQALSEAFRPGENLALFSFLSPDRDASDPRWKEMSAVVAGLLRESLDERDEDRGSQRIVGELSSKSRDFAEVWASPETVARTRGDIAFEGTRAGDLRMSYQMLSVLDQDDSALMVFVPSDEASRTALDRLRSDLAVNAVAAP
- a CDS encoding helix-turn-helix transcriptional regulator; translated protein: MPATRRSTPLGEFLRARREQVKPEQVGIDPQPGRRVPGLRREEVASLAGVSPDYYLRLEQGRDQRPSEQVLTALARALLLDEDSRQYLLKLARPRPFVRRLPAQGSVAPSVLQLLDQWSNTPAYVSDGQHDVLAVNPLMAGIAPGIAVPGTNMLVSAYAGYHAYLAGVADQRLLDAHQLSEWEGTLRELTASLRFHADPDDRRLHEIVGMLSARYPLFRTVWAEHLARPQLHGTKRAYVEPLGWIDFRFQTLEVPRSAGQFITALFGEPGSPAARAIAYIAARPAAPASWSQGAATAFTARSDLSRSNAVREASSDGTNTIRALSS
- a CDS encoding helix-turn-helix domain-containing protein — protein: MNLQDVVDELAQMLGRSVVIDRTDDVTVAASGPRDAQRTLAVPIRDEGGQLGTLWLAEEDQRPLTSAQYSAIDVATGAVRQILALESGGVEDTSHAATMARLLSEDPAARRRAFSAATMRHWLERGERSLVRAVSVDTRTGVLDRLSFGRHLGSSRRVDLTFLGQRDGILYFVGRTPTSQGTDGHADDVAEVIRREARARGLPLLGIGSARLDRRDDDLAVAAEQARRAAEIVTWLPHLDGLADISQLGAWVLLDSIAGDGSIVGTFSPAAITLWQDGNALQLETVETFLDACGRVRDACEKLHIHRTTLYYRLDNLPPVVRSALEDGMSRSALHICLKLLRFWEATGRI